The Coffea arabica cultivar ET-39 chromosome 9c, Coffea Arabica ET-39 HiFi, whole genome shotgun sequence nucleotide sequence CAAAAACTGCAGACATGTTGTACAAATTATTTAGAGAAGTTGTGTTATTCGTGGGTGTGGAACATGTGGTGCATGTTGTCACTGATAATGCTGTGAATTATGTTGCTGCCGGGAGATTATTAGAAAGGGAATTTTCAACACTTTATTGGTGTCCATGTGCTGCTCACTGCCTAAACTTGATGTTGCAGGATGTTGGTAAGCTAGATAAGATAGGTAAGGTGGTTGGACATGCTTCtaagataataaaaaatatatataaccaTTGTTAACCGTTGTATTTGATGAGAAAACACACTGGAGGGAGAGAAATAATTCGTCCTGCTTCTACATGCTTTGCTACTAATTTCATTGCCTTGCAAAGTATTTTGCTGCAAAAGAATGCCTTGAGAGCCATGGTCACTTCAAAAGAATGGACTCTTTTTGCATATGCTAAGGAAAGTAAAGCGAAAAAGTTTGTGGATCTAATATTGGATTCTAtgttttggaaagaatgtgctaCAATAGTCCAATTAACAGAGCCACTTGTACGGGTTTTAAGACTTGTTGATAGTAATGAAAGGTCTTCAATGGGGTATTTGTATGCTGCTATGCAAAAGGCAAGAGAAGAGCTTTTGAAAAGATTtgcaaagagaaagaaaagagttGACACTTATTTGAATATAATTGACTCAAGATGGGATaaccaacttcacaaaaatatCCATGCTGCTGGTTTTTGGCTGAATCCTGCTTACCAATATGATTCTACTGAATTAGAGAAGCATAGATATACTACATCAGGACTTTTGGATGTGATTGAGAAATACTCATATGGAAATCCTGATTTGATGAGTCATTTAACAAGCGAAATGAAGCTGTTTCGTAAAGTTGAAGGTGATTTTGGAAGAGTTTCTGCAATAAGAGATCGTAATGCCATGGTTCCAAGTATACGAATTAGTGAATTACAAacaagaatttcatttttgaTTATTAGATTCCAATTTCatcttctaattttttttttacttattttcATAGATGAATGGTGGACATGTTATGGTAGTAGCGTGCCTCATTCGCAAAAATTAGCTATACGTGTTTTAAGCCAAACTTGTAGTGCTTCTGGATGTGAAAGGAACTAGAATATCTTTGAATATATCCActcgaaaaaaagaaacaaattggaACATCAAAAATTGAATGACTTGGTTTATATACACTATAACTTGAGATTACAGCAAAGGTATATTATTGCCTAGTTCTTATTggaatttctgatttttctcaTTTTGGCTTGATATTTACATTAGCACTTTTTGTTGTTGCTTAAAAACGCAAGGGGAAGAAACTATGACCCTATTGATTTTAGGGAGTTTGATACAaatgagacttgaattttagaAGAAGAGCCTCCAACTTTGACTGTAGCTGAATTGGAAACTTTTAGGAATGAATTGGCAGCATGTGATAtccaaaacaactcacaaaatGGTAAGTAAATAAGTATTTTCACTTGTCTATTTTGTTCATTTAATTATTACTACATATGAGTGTTTGGTGTATatctttattcttttgttttacttttgtAGAAGAAATTCTGAATTTGGATGAAGTAGAAAGTGCTGATGAAGATGATACCAACAATGAACACAATGATGAAGGAAATGAACTTAATCAAAACTGCATAGATGATCCAACTCGAGGGGGTTATGAATTTGGTAGTAGTTGGGAACCGTAGAGATGAATAGTTCAGAAGATATGTTGTCATTGGTTCAATTTGttattcttgtttttgttttgttttgtttaatgattgaaagcttgaaaattacaagttcgAAACACTTGttttatgttaatgttaatggATGAAACCGTTTGGAACTTTTGGGATATATAATTAAGTACTATAATGTTTTAAGATGATGTAAAGCAACTTTGAAGTTTGAAGTTTGaagtaatttatatttttactattttgtataattttaattattagtaatataaaattataaatatttaattatattatttttaggaCCCGACGGTTCAACCAGTCGACCCTCGGTTGA carries:
- the LOC140014187 gene encoding uncharacterized protein; translated protein: MADGWTDQQRRTLINFLAYCPRGTVFLKFVDASDASKTADMLYKLFREVVLFVGVEHVVHVVTDNAVNYVAAGRLLEREFSTLYWCPCAAHCLNLMLQDVGKLDKIECATIVQLTEPLVRVLRLVDSNERSSMGYLYAAMQKAREELLKRFAKRKKRVDTYLNIIDSRWDNQLHKNIHAAGFWLNPAYQYDSTELEKHRYTTSGLLDVIEKYSYGNPDLMSHLTSEMKLFRKVEGDFGRVSAIRDRNAMVPKEEPPTLTVAELETFRNELAACDIQNNSQNEEILNLDEVESADEDDTNNEHNDEGNELNQNCIDDPTRGGYEFGSSWEP